One segment of Apus apus isolate bApuApu2 chromosome 1, bApuApu2.pri.cur, whole genome shotgun sequence DNA contains the following:
- the NUP50 gene encoding nuclear pore complex protein Nup50 isoform X2: MAKRIAEKELTDRNWDQEDEAEEVGTFSVASEEVLKNRAIKKAKRRNVGSESESGGAFKGFKGFILPSGKGGGGFSGFGNGAGVKPLEGLSNGSSSVSSTPSFSSLKTTSETQSAFGSTMSNGPATTAFTEKKAASPNANGGSQPSSSYAQSKVCSSGVYHKQLAALNCSVRDWIVKHVNTNPLCDLTPIFRDYEKYLANIEQQHGGGSDSGSENESNKTPGSQAVSAFGNSKLQQGSTFLFNNKTEDASDKKPEAASEKKDPSLGATSTASFNFGKSVDSSVLGSLGSGTLSSFSFSPGNSGLFGKDANQAKPVTAVSTNVLEAQTESDDKGGEEEEEEPPKVIVNEIKEDDAFYSKKCKLFYKKDNEFKEKGVGTLHLKPAGNEKTQLLVRADTNLVL; this comes from the exons ATGGCAAAGAGAATTGCAGAGAAGGAATTGACTGACAGAAATTGGGATCAGGAGGATGAAGCTGAGGAG GTGGGAACTTTCTCAGTAGCAAGTGAAGAAGTCCTGAAGAACAGAgctattaaaaaagcaaagcgCCGAAATGTTGGATCAGAG TCTGAAAGTGGAGGTGCTTTTAAAGGTTTTAAAGGCTTTATATTGCCttctggaaaaggaggaggtggCTTCAGTGGATTTGGTAATGGTGCAGGAGTAAAGCCTTTAGAAGGGCTGTCTAATGGGAGCAGTAGTGTCTCTAGCACCCCTTCTTTCAGCAGTTTGAAGACCACCTCTGAAACACAATCAGCATTTG GATCCACAATGTCCAATGGTCCTGCTACTACTGCATTTACTGAGAAAAAGGCTGCAAGCCCAAATGCCAATGGTGGCAGTCAACCTTCATCTAGCTATGCTCAGAGTAAAGTTTGTAGCTCTGGTGTTTACCACAAACAGTTAGCAGCTTTAAACTGTTCTGTGCGTGACTGGATAGTTAAGCATGTCAACACAAACCCACTATGTGACCTGACACCCATCTTTAGAGACTACGAGAAGTACTTAGCAAACATTGAACAGCAGCATGGAGGTGGCAGTGATAGTGGctctgaaaatgaaagcaacaaGACACCTGGATCTCAGGCTGTTTCTGCATTTGGGAATTCCAAGCTGCAGCAAGGATCAACATTTTTGTTTAACAACAAAACTGAGGATGCCTCGGACAAAAAACCTGAAGCTGCATCAGAGAAAAAAGACCCATCCTTAGGAGCTACATCAACTGCCTCATTTAATTTTGGCAAGAGTGTTGACAGTTCTGTTTTGGGTTCCCTTGGTTCAGGAACTCTTAGtagcttctcattttctcctgGAAATTCAGGTTTGTTTGGAAAAGATGCAAACCAGGCTAAGCCTGTCACTGCAGTATCCACCAATGTACTGGAGGCTCAGACAGAAAGTGACGACAAAG gaggagaagaggaggaagaagagccACCAAAAGTCATtgttaatgaaataaaagaagatgATGCTTTCTACTCAAAGAA gtgcAAACTGTTCTACAAAAAGGATAatgaatttaaagaaaaaggtgtAGGAACATTACACTTAAAACcagcaggaaatgaaaaaactCAACTCCTAGTCCGAGCAGATACCAATTTAG TACTATAA